One Defluviitoga tunisiensis genomic window carries:
- the dnaK gene encoding molecular chaperone DnaK produces the protein MSNKEFVVGIDLGTTNSAIAWVKPDGNPEVIPNAEGKRTTPSIVSFTKDGQILVGEPAKRQVILNAERTVRSIKRYMGSDYTIKIDDKVYTPQQISAFILKKLVKDAEEYLGGKIKKAVITVPAYFNDAQRQATKEAGEIAGLEVLRIINEPTAAAIAFGLDRSEEEKRIVVYDLGGGTFDVSILDIGDDIIEVIATSGLNHLGGDDFDQRIIDWLVDEFNKDYKINLRNDKQAMQRLKEAAENAKIELSSKLETDINLPFITVVDGQPVHLEKKLTRAKFEELIRDLVESTRTPIENAMKDAKLTPQDIDAVLLVGGSTRIPYVQRLVSTYFGKEPSKNVNPDEAVAVGAAVQASIMVGDTDRDLVLVDVTPLSLGVEVKGGLMEVIIPRNTKIPIKKSKVFTTAVDGQTEVEIRVYQGERPLARDNFFLGSFKLTGIPPAPRGVPQIEVTFDIDTNGIVSVSAKDLGTQKQQSMVVTGRQKLSRDQIEKMIKDAQAYEQQDKKIREEIELKNQADELVYQTEKTLREHGDKIPEDLKNTIESKNNELKQAIEEDNIGKIKILMDELQQEIIKIGQHIYPNQDPGATTGTSSTDSEEDN, from the coding sequence ATGAGCAATAAAGAATTCGTAGTAGGAATCGATCTGGGAACCACTAATTCAGCTATTGCCTGGGTTAAACCTGATGGGAATCCTGAAGTTATTCCAAATGCAGAGGGTAAAAGAACGACACCTTCAATTGTTTCATTTACAAAAGATGGTCAAATTTTGGTGGGAGAACCTGCTAAAAGACAAGTAATTTTGAATGCTGAAAGAACAGTCAGATCAATTAAAAGATATATGGGCAGTGATTATACCATTAAAATTGATGATAAAGTTTATACTCCACAACAAATAAGTGCTTTTATTTTAAAAAAACTTGTTAAAGATGCAGAGGAATATCTAGGTGGCAAAATTAAGAAGGCAGTAATTACTGTACCTGCATACTTTAATGATGCTCAAAGGCAAGCTACTAAAGAAGCAGGGGAAATTGCAGGATTGGAAGTTTTGAGAATAATAAATGAGCCTACAGCTGCAGCAATTGCGTTTGGATTGGATAGATCAGAAGAAGAAAAACGTATAGTAGTTTACGATTTAGGTGGAGGAACTTTCGACGTTTCTATTTTAGACATTGGAGACGACATCATAGAAGTTATAGCAACTTCTGGTTTAAACCATCTTGGTGGTGACGACTTTGACCAAAGAATTATTGATTGGTTAGTTGATGAATTTAACAAAGATTATAAAATCAATTTAAGAAACGATAAACAAGCTATGCAGAGATTGAAAGAAGCAGCAGAAAATGCGAAAATCGAATTGTCTTCTAAATTGGAAACTGACATTAATCTACCTTTCATAACAGTTGTTGATGGACAACCTGTTCATTTAGAGAAAAAATTGACAAGAGCAAAATTTGAAGAATTAATTAGAGATTTAGTAGAATCTACAAGAACGCCCATAGAAAATGCCATGAAAGACGCAAAACTTACACCACAAGATATCGATGCTGTTTTACTCGTTGGTGGTTCTACCAGGATTCCATACGTTCAAAGACTCGTTTCCACTTATTTTGGGAAGGAACCTTCAAAGAATGTTAATCCAGATGAGGCTGTTGCAGTTGGTGCTGCTGTTCAGGCTTCCATTATGGTTGGAGATACTGATAGAGACTTGGTATTAGTAGATGTTACTCCTTTGTCTCTAGGAGTTGAGGTCAAGGGTGGATTGATGGAAGTAATTATTCCCAGAAATACCAAAATACCTATAAAAAAATCAAAAGTCTTTACAACTGCCGTTGACGGGCAAACTGAAGTTGAAATTAGAGTTTATCAAGGAGAAAGACCTCTTGCAAGAGATAACTTTTTCCTGGGAAGTTTTAAACTTACAGGAATTCCACCTGCGCCAAGAGGTGTTCCACAAATAGAAGTAACTTTTGATATTGACACAAATGGCATAGTAAGTGTATCAGCTAAGGATTTAGGAACCCAAAAACAACAATCAATGGTTGTCACTGGTAGGCAGAAGCTTAGTAGAGATCAAATTGAAAAGATGATTAAAGACGCTCAAGCATATGAACAACAAGATAAAAAAATTAGAGAAGAGATTGAACTTAAGAATCAAGCTGACGAACTAGTTTATCAAACTGAAAAGACTTTACGTGAACATGGTGATAAAATCCCTGAAGATCTCAAAAATACCATCGAATCAAAAAATAATGAGCTAAAACAAGCAATTGAAGAAGATAATATCGGTAAAATTAAGATATTAATGGATGAATTGCAGCAGGAAATAATTAAGATAGGTCAGCATATTTATCCCAATCAAGACCCTGGAGCAACAACAGGAACATCATCTACAGATTCTGAAGAAGATAATTAA
- a CDS encoding 5-formyltetrahydrofolate cyclo-ligase, whose protein sequence is MTKEEIRREILKKRINLKPQFYEQYSKEIIKKVLLILQDLDYKSIALYYPIKNEVNTLPLIEKLLKESKEVYLPKLIGKKMFMSRLHSLDLLKANKYKIPEPINNDFSSQIDIYIIPAIAYDLRKYRIGYGGGYYDNYFIENKKTLLIGIIFDFQLVNYFEENENDIKVDIVITEKRIIQ, encoded by the coding sequence AAAAAAAGAATAAATTTAAAGCCACAATTTTACGAACAATATTCAAAAGAAATAATCAAGAAAGTATTGCTAATATTGCAAGATCTCGATTATAAATCTATTGCTTTATATTATCCTATAAAAAACGAGGTTAATACTTTACCCTTAATTGAAAAATTATTAAAAGAATCAAAAGAAGTGTATTTACCTAAGTTAATCGGAAAGAAGATGTTTATGTCAAGATTACATTCTTTAGATTTGTTAAAAGCTAACAAATACAAAATTCCAGAACCTATAAATAACGACTTTTCATCTCAAATAGATATATACATTATTCCCGCAATTGCGTATGATTTAAGAAAATATAGAATTGGATATGGAGGAGGATATTACGATAATTACTTTATAGAAAACAAAAAAACATTACTTATTGGGATCATTTTCGACTTTCAACTTGTTAATTATTTTGAGGAAAACGAAAACGATATTAAAGTTGATATAGTAATAACAGAAAAAAGAATTATACAATAA